Proteins encoded within one genomic window of Limisphaerales bacterium:
- a CDS encoding DUF1549 domain-containing protein, translating into MKAILTFPTVFIAVFAINAASPDKGTKPVSYFDQIRPILQANCQGCHQPAKAKGGYVMTEFAALLKGGDDEGAAVVPGKPDESALLALILPDKDGEAEMPKGKDPLHSAETELIKQWITEGAKDDTPASAQRKVDTEHPPIYTLPPVITSLDYSPDGTLLAVAGFHEVLLHKADGSGLVARLIGLSERIESVRFSPDGKFLAVTGGNPARMGEVQIWDVAKRKLALSHSSTFDTIYGASWSPDGNAIAFGCADNTVRAINTKTGEQIFYQGAHTDWVLGTVFDVKGEHLISAGRDMTSKLTVFKSSRFVDNITSITPKALKGGIASITRHPTREHILVGGADGAPQIYRIFRQTKRVIGDNANLIRKFPDMPGRIFSVRYSKDGNIFAAGSALDGHGQVTLYSAEVPEKIPADITAIQAKRVKDRKPAEIIKLDKFHNDGVKQIAKLDIPASGIYALAFSPDGKTLAAAGSDGHIRFLNAADGKELKKFVPVALSKPGANAAMATKGGLNPTKTLTESLPKGAKIASLNIEPANISLTGAGDYAQVLVTAQFTNGTRADVTRIAKLTLNGAIATANARGQVTPAKNGAGQFIAELGGQTVTAKITVNGIGSKRKIDYVRDVMPVLSKLGCNAGTCHGAKDGKNGFKLSLRGYDPLYDVRAFTDELASRRVNIASPADSLMLLKSTAAVPHEGGQVTKPGDKYYAILHEWITTGAKLNLKSARVVSIELSPQKPVIQNIGGRQQMRVIATYSNGEKRDVTAEAFISSSNQDVTDADKGGLVTVLRRGEAAVLARFEGAYAATTITAMGDRSGFVWKQPETWGDIDQLTATKWKQMKIAPSGLSSDAEFLRRVYLDLTGLPPSAEAVEKFLADKRPTRIKREGLIDELVGNENYVDHWANKWADLLQVNRKFLGAEGAKAFREWIRNEVKTNTPYDEFARKILTASGSNKTNPAASYYKILRKPDAIMENTTHLWLATRFNCNKCHDHPFERWTQDQYYETAAFFAQVGLKNDAKASGKKTVGGTAVEGKKPLFEEIFDKPNGDMKHERTGAVTAPKFPFVAQFDKKEKATRREELAAWITSPDNRYFARSYVNRLWGYLLGVGIIEPLDDIRAGNPASNPELLDWLTAEFIKSKFNVQHVVKLICKSRTYQLSIATNPWNEDDGINYSHALPRRLPAEVLYDAIHFATGTKTKIPGVPAGTRAAALPDSGVKLPDGFLGTLGRPSRESACECERINGLQLGPVMALITGPTVDAALTAPDNDITKLVKEQPDDTQLVNGLYLRILNRPASKAEITKAVELLNSIEPEHQALLKELAAYEKQLEPVTQKREAARQANIDEAKAKLAAYEKEIAPREKKLNDEQNARVVAAEKVLKEHQTKLNKQYTAWLANPASKTMWEPLEFSELKSKIGTTLANEKDGVIFASGKNGKDTFTLTTEIHAKGLTGLRLEALPDKRLPKGGPGRAPDDGNFVLTELELFWAPKDKPNERKPLKLEKAKANFSQNSYAVTTAIDGKLAGASNGWAIAPQMNKPHTASFEIKDTPNNEAPILLTFEMKQEFQGNNWQLGKFRWSITRSKKPVDFGHPQNIADLLALAADKRDAKQNKTLKDYYNKQDTQLANLSKALADAKKPRPIDPKLKGHQAVLSRAQAPLLIDPKLTTLERAVGLSTTQLSNKRLYGAQDIAWALINSPAFLFNH; encoded by the coding sequence ATGAAAGCAATTCTGACTTTTCCCACCGTTTTCATTGCGGTGTTTGCGATCAACGCTGCCAGCCCGGATAAGGGCACTAAACCGGTTAGTTACTTCGATCAAATTCGCCCCATCCTGCAGGCCAATTGTCAGGGCTGCCATCAACCGGCCAAAGCCAAGGGCGGTTATGTAATGACGGAATTTGCAGCACTCTTAAAAGGCGGCGATGACGAAGGTGCGGCCGTCGTACCGGGCAAACCGGATGAAAGCGCATTGTTGGCGCTAATCTTGCCCGACAAAGACGGCGAAGCGGAAATGCCCAAAGGAAAAGATCCGCTACACTCGGCCGAGACTGAGCTGATCAAACAATGGATCACCGAGGGCGCGAAGGACGACACGCCCGCCAGCGCGCAACGCAAAGTCGATACCGAGCATCCGCCAATATACACGCTGCCGCCGGTGATCACTTCACTGGATTATTCCCCCGACGGCACTCTGCTCGCCGTGGCCGGTTTTCACGAAGTACTGTTGCACAAAGCCGATGGCTCCGGATTGGTCGCGCGGCTCATCGGATTGAGCGAGCGGATTGAAAGCGTACGCTTTTCGCCGGACGGAAAATTCCTCGCCGTCACCGGCGGCAACCCCGCGCGCATGGGCGAAGTGCAAATTTGGGACGTCGCCAAACGCAAACTCGCGCTCTCGCATTCCAGCACCTTCGACACCATCTACGGCGCCAGTTGGTCGCCCGACGGCAATGCCATCGCCTTCGGCTGTGCGGACAACACCGTCCGCGCCATCAACACCAAGACCGGCGAACAGATTTTCTATCAAGGTGCCCACACCGATTGGGTGCTCGGCACGGTGTTCGATGTTAAAGGCGAACACCTCATTTCCGCCGGACGCGACATGACCTCCAAACTCACCGTCTTCAAATCCTCCCGCTTCGTCGACAACATCACCTCCATCACACCGAAAGCGCTCAAAGGTGGCATCGCTTCCATCACCCGCCATCCCACGCGCGAGCACATCCTTGTGGGCGGCGCGGATGGCGCGCCACAAATCTATCGTATCTTCCGCCAAACCAAACGCGTCATTGGCGACAACGCGAATCTCATACGCAAATTCCCCGACATGCCCGGCCGCATCTTCAGTGTGCGCTACTCCAAAGACGGCAACATTTTCGCCGCCGGTAGCGCCCTCGACGGGCACGGGCAGGTGACGTTGTACTCCGCAGAGGTGCCGGAAAAAATCCCGGCCGACATCACAGCCATCCAAGCCAAGCGCGTGAAAGACCGCAAACCGGCTGAGATCATCAAGCTCGATAAATTTCACAACGACGGCGTCAAACAAATCGCCAAGCTCGATATTCCCGCGAGCGGAATTTATGCGCTGGCATTTAGTCCCGACGGCAAAACCCTAGCCGCTGCCGGCAGCGACGGACACATTCGTTTTCTCAACGCCGCCGACGGCAAAGAGTTGAAAAAATTCGTGCCCGTCGCCCTGAGCAAACCCGGCGCCAACGCCGCCATGGCCACTAAGGGCGGATTGAACCCCACGAAGACCCTCACCGAATCACTGCCCAAAGGTGCGAAGATCGCCAGCTTGAACATCGAACCCGCGAACATTTCGCTGACCGGCGCAGGCGATTACGCGCAGGTGCTCGTCACTGCCCAGTTCACAAATGGGACGCGGGCCGATGTCACCCGCATTGCCAAGCTCACGCTCAACGGTGCCATCGCCACAGCGAACGCGCGCGGACAAGTGACGCCCGCCAAAAATGGCGCGGGGCAATTCATCGCGGAATTGGGCGGACAAACCGTCACAGCCAAAATCACGGTCAATGGCATTGGCTCTAAACGCAAAATTGATTACGTGCGCGACGTAATGCCGGTGCTCTCCAAACTCGGGTGTAATGCGGGGACGTGCCACGGCGCGAAGGACGGCAAGAATGGATTCAAACTTTCGCTACGCGGCTACGATCCATTGTACGATGTGCGGGCGTTCACCGATGAACTCGCCAGCCGTCGCGTCAATATCGCATCACCAGCAGATAGTTTAATGCTGCTCAAATCCACCGCCGCCGTACCGCACGAAGGCGGGCAAGTCACCAAACCGGGAGACAAGTATTACGCCATTTTACACGAGTGGATTACCACCGGCGCGAAGTTGAATCTCAAGTCAGCGCGGGTGGTATCGATTGAGTTGTCGCCGCAAAAGCCGGTCATCCAAAACATCGGCGGCCGGCAACAGATGCGCGTCATCGCCACATACAGCAACGGCGAAAAACGCGACGTTACCGCCGAGGCTTTCATTTCCAGCAGCAACCAAGACGTGACCGATGCGGACAAAGGCGGCCTCGTCACTGTACTGCGCCGCGGCGAGGCGGCGGTACTCGCACGCTTCGAGGGCGCGTATGCAGCAACCACGATCACCGCAATGGGCGATCGCTCAGGCTTTGTTTGGAAACAACCCGAGACGTGGGGCGACATCGACCAGCTCACCGCTACTAAATGGAAACAAATGAAAATTGCGCCCTCGGGTTTGTCCAGCGATGCGGAATTTTTGCGACGCGTCTACCTTGACCTCACCGGCTTGCCGCCCAGCGCAGAAGCCGTGGAAAAATTTCTCGCCGATAAACGCCCCACTCGCATCAAACGCGAGGGGCTCATCGATGAGTTAGTGGGCAACGAAAATTACGTTGATCATTGGGCAAACAAATGGGCGGACCTGCTGCAGGTCAACCGGAAGTTCCTCGGCGCGGAAGGGGCGAAGGCGTTTCGCGAGTGGATCCGTAATGAGGTAAAAACCAACACGCCTTACGACGAATTCGCGCGCAAAATCCTCACCGCGAGCGGGTCGAACAAAACCAATCCGGCGGCAAGCTATTACAAAATTTTACGCAAGCCCGATGCCATTATGGAAAATACCACGCACTTGTGGTTGGCCACGCGGTTTAATTGCAACAAATGCCACGACCACCCTTTCGAACGTTGGACGCAGGATCAATATTATGAAACTGCCGCGTTCTTCGCGCAGGTGGGCTTGAAAAATGACGCCAAGGCCAGCGGCAAAAAAACTGTCGGCGGCACTGCGGTGGAAGGAAAGAAACCATTATTCGAAGAAATTTTCGACAAGCCCAATGGCGACATGAAACACGAACGCACCGGCGCGGTCACTGCGCCGAAGTTTCCGTTCGTAGCCCAGTTTGATAAAAAAGAAAAAGCCACTCGCCGCGAGGAACTCGCCGCGTGGATCACCAGTCCCGACAACCGCTACTTTGCGCGCAGTTATGTGAATCGCCTTTGGGGTTACCTGCTCGGCGTGGGCATCATCGAGCCGCTGGACGACATTCGTGCGGGCAATCCCGCTTCCAACCCCGAATTACTCGACTGGCTCACGGCGGAATTCATCAAGAGCAAGTTTAACGTGCAACACGTCGTGAAACTCATTTGTAAAAGCCGCACTTATCAACTGTCCATTGCCACCAATCCGTGGAATGAAGATGATGGCATCAATTATTCGCACGCCCTGCCCCGTCGGCTTCCAGCAGAGGTGTTGTACGACGCAATTCATTTTGCCACCGGCACAAAAACTAAGATTCCCGGTGTGCCCGCCGGCACCCGTGCTGCTGCATTGCCCGATTCGGGCGTGAAGCTGCCCGATGGATTTCTTGGCACTCTCGGCAGACCCTCGCGTGAAAGCGCCTGCGAATGCGAGCGCATCAACGGTCTGCAGCTCGGCCCTGTGATGGCGCTCATCACCGGTCCCACGGTGGATGCCGCCCTCACCGCGCCCGACAACGACATCACCAAACTAGTGAAGGAGCAACCTGATGATACTCAACTGGTCAATGGACTCTACCTCCGCATCCTCAACCGACCCGCGAGCAAAGCGGAGATTACTAAAGCCGTGGAACTGCTCAATTCCATTGAGCCCGAACATCAGGCGTTGCTGAAGGAATTGGCCGCGTACGAAAAGCAGTTGGAACCGGTCACCCAAAAAAGAGAAGCCGCACGGCAAGCCAACATTGACGAAGCGAAGGCCAAGCTCGCCGCATATGAAAAGGAAATTGCCCCGCGTGAGAAGAAACTCAACGACGAACAAAACGCCCGCGTCGTCGCCGCCGAAAAAGTATTAAAAGAACATCAAACCAAACTGAACAAACAATACACCGCATGGCTTGCCAATCCCGCCAGCAAAACAATGTGGGAGCCGCTTGAGTTTAGTGAATTAAAATCCAAAATTGGCACCACGCTGGCCAATGAAAAAGACGGCGTTATTTTTGCCAGCGGCAAGAATGGCAAGGATACTTTCACGCTAACCACCGAAATCCACGCGAAAGGTCTCACCGGACTGCGACTGGAAGCATTGCCGGATAAACGCCTACCCAAGGGTGGCCCCGGACGCGCGCCGGATGATGGCAATTTTGTGCTCACTGAACTGGAACTTTTCTGGGCTCCCAAGGACAAGCCAAATGAACGGAAACCGCTCAAGCTCGAAAAAGCCAAAGCCAACTTTAGCCAAAACAGTTATGCTGTGACCACCGCCATCGACGGCAAACTCGCCGGTGCCTCCAACGGGTGGGCAATTGCACCGCAAATGAACAAGCCGCACACAGCGTCATTCGAAATCAAAGATACCCCCAATAACGAGGCTCCAATTCTGCTGACATTCGAAATGAAACAGGAATTCCAAGGCAACAACTGGCAACTTGGGAAATTCCGTTGGTCCATCACACGCAGCAAAAAACCTGTTGATTTCGGGCATCCGCAGAACATTGCCGACCTCCTTGCGCTAGCTGCCGATAAGCGTGATGCTAAACAAAACAAAACGCTCAAAGATTATTACAACAAACAGGACACCCAGCTGGCGAACCTCAGCAAAGCCTTAGCCGATGCCAAAAAGCCGCGGCCCATCGACCCCAAACTCAAGGGACACCAAGCCGTACTCAGTCGCGCTCAAGCGCCCTTGCTTATTGACCCCAAGCTGACCACCCTCGAACGTGCCGTCGGTCTCAGTACAACGCAGCTCTCCAACAAACGCCTTTACGGCGCCCAGGACATCGCCTGGGCACTCATCAACAGCCCCGCGTTTTTATTTAATCACTAA